The following is a genomic window from Lactococcus carnosus.
ATACCGATTGCATACTCAGCAAAATAATCTGCACTTTGGACACTAGCAAAAAAAGGCAGCTCAACAATAATGTCAGCACCATTTTCTAAAGCCATTTGCGCACGTGTCCACTTATCAACAATGGCTGGTTCACCACGTTGCATCCAATTACCGCTCATGACCACAATCTTTAGACCAGAAGCTTGCGATAGTAAGTAGTTATGGCCATTATGAAAGGGATTGAATTCAGCAATGACACCAGAAATCATGCCTTGTCCTGCCATTTATCATAGACTTGCATGGCAATATCAATTTCTGCTTTATGTTTAATTTTTAACTCTTCATTGATGGATTGCTTTTCGACCAATTCTGCCCGTTTTTTCTTAGCAAACTTGACAAATATCGCATCTAAAATCTCACGCATCTGATGCCCCGCATTATCCCTGACATCATCATCGAATTGACCCGTTTGATCTGAATAAATAGCAGCCATCTTGGTCCATTCATTCATGAAAAAAGTATCAATTTCTTGATCGATGTAAGTCGCAAGCTCTTTTGGTGTACTTAGAAGCTCAGCTAAGGCTGCCTGTCTTTTAGGCGTCGATGCATAGCGTTTGACTGGGTCTTCTTCAGATTTGAAATGCGACACCACATCAGCTGCATCAGACCTATCCTCAGCAACTTGCTGTTTTCTCCTACGACTGGGTTTTTTAACAAACCACCAAGCAATCAAGCCAATAAAGACGGCACCAGCCAGGGTATCCGATACTCTCGACAGTATACTTAAAACAAGTACCCAAAAAATAAGCTTGAGCCAACGAGGAAACTTTTTGTCCTGTTTATCTTGTGTTAAATAGGCTATAAAGCCAACTATAACGATTAATCCTAAATACATCATTAGTTTACCCTCTCTTCATATCAACTTTACCCTGTTTAAGTAAGTATATCCAGTCACTGAGTCATCCGAAACCTTGATAACTAGCTAAAACACCTGATTGATTATCCTTTTTTGGCGATAAAAAACCAGCGTGCACTATCGTCTTTTTCACTAGGTGTTATATCCTGAAAATCAGAAAAAACGGTGACATCCACAAAACCAGCATTATCGAGCATGGTTAGATAATTATCAATCGAGTAAGTCCGTTCTTCATGGACTTCATCACGACGTTCAAATTTTCCGTCAGCATCCTTAACAAAAAATGTCAGTTCATGTGTAATACTGTGTGCCTTCTCACCTGGGAAAGAATCCCACATGAAGGCAAAATCTTCTTCATTTTCATGGTAGCTATACCCCGGGAAAACCTGATCAATTTGGTTAACACTATGCACATCAAAGATAAACGTACCATCAGCATTAAGACAATTCCAAACGCCATCAAATACCTCCTGAACTGCTTCACGATCAGGCATATAGCAAATACTATCACTGTAACACGTCACTGCATCATAAGTTCCAACATTGCTGAGATCTCGCATATCCCCTTCGATAAACCCAATACCAACCGTCTCATCCAACTCGTCTAAGGCACGATTATAGGCAATACTCAGCATCTCCTCTGATAAGTCAAGACCCGTTACAGCATAGCCATCACGTGCAAACTGCACAGAAAGCTTGCCTGTACCACAAGCAAGCTCTAAAATATCATGAGTATGTGATGGTAAATGATCGCGTGAAAATTGATGCCAGGCATCATATAGCGTATCGTCCATGATGGTATCATAAACGCGCGCAAATTCTTGATAATTATCCATTTTTCT
Proteins encoded in this region:
- a CDS encoding phosphatase PAP2 family protein; this encodes MMYLGLIVIVGFIAYLTQDKQDKKFPRWLKLIFWVLVLSILSRVSDTLAGAVFIGLIAWWFVKKPSRRRKQQVAEDRSDAADVVSHFKSEEDPVKRYASTPKRQAALAELLSTPKELATYIDQEIDTFFMNEWTKMAAIYSDQTGQFDDDVRDNAGHQMREILDAIFVKFAKKKRAELVEKQSINEELKIKHKAEIDIAMQVYDKWQDKA
- a CDS encoding class I SAM-dependent DNA methyltransferase, which encodes MDNYQEFARVYDTIMDDTLYDAWHQFSRDHLPSHTHDILELACGTGKLSVQFARDGYAVTGLDLSEEMLSIAYNRALDELDETVGIGFIEGDMRDLSNVGTYDAVTCYSDSICYMPDREAVQEVFDGVWNCLNADGTFIFDVHSVNQIDQVFPGYSYHENEEDFAFMWDSFPGEKAHSITHELTFFVKDADGKFERRDEVHEERTYSIDNYLTMLDNAGFVDVTVFSDFQDITPSEKDDSARWFFIAKKG